The bacterium genome has a segment encoding these proteins:
- a CDS encoding MlaD family protein: MKISPELKVGIMVTVALTILGILIIVASGPYFFYKGYLIRVHFDYVSGLDAGAPVRLAGMEVGEVKDLKLVNEKIEVTLKLNHTAQIRSDSQVTINSLGIVGEKYVEITRGTPQGKILKSESVIQGINPVNVEEMLNRTEAVVYKSEKIIAFLDKMLGGEELWVELDKIIKNISIFTITLNELVVENKDELNSTIKDLHAICASLKKIIKENSEDVKITTEKLKQTTIQLNKTVENINNTVLGTKKDITNTFTELSQTIVSLQNILEKVEKGEGSLGKLLADEEIANRLTNASKNIEELTLDLKKHPWKLLQKGGTTK, encoded by the coding sequence ATGAAAATAAGTCCTGAATTAAAAGTTGGAATTATGGTCACTGTCGCATTAACTATTTTAGGCATATTAATTATCGTTGCCAGTGGACCATATTTTTTCTACAAAGGATACTTAATACGCGTCCATTTTGACTATGTTAGTGGTTTAGATGCGGGTGCACCAGTAAGATTAGCCGGGATGGAAGTTGGTGAAGTAAAAGACCTTAAATTAGTTAATGAGAAGATTGAAGTAACATTAAAATTAAACCACACGGCTCAAATTAGAAGTGATTCGCAGGTTACAATAAATTCCCTCGGTATTGTTGGAGAAAAATATGTGGAAATTACTCGGGGAACACCTCAAGGTAAAATTCTTAAATCAGAAAGTGTAATTCAGGGAATAAATCCGGTGAATGTAGAAGAAATGCTTAATAGAACAGAGGCTGTCGTTTATAAATCAGAGAAAATAATTGCTTTTCTGGATAAAATGTTAGGCGGAGAAGAACTCTGGGTAGAACTTGATAAAATCATTAAAAATATCTCTATTTTTACCATTACCCTGAATGAATTAGTAGTTGAAAATAAAGATGAATTAAATTCAACGATTAAAGACCTCCACGCAATCTGTGCCTCATTAAAAAAGATAATTAAAGAAAATAGTGAGGATGTTAAAATAACTACCGAGAAACTTAAGCAAACCACAATTCAATTAAATAAAACCGTCGAGAATATAAACAATACTGTGCTTGGAACAAAAAAGGATATAACTAATACATTTACAGAATTAAGTCAAACCATAGTTTCTCTCCAGAATATACTTGAAAAAGTAGAAAAAGGAGAAGGTAGTCTGGGTAAATTATTAGCTGATGAAGAAATCGCTAATCGTCTCACAAACGCCTCTAAAAACATAGAAGAACTAACATTGGATTTAAAAAAACATCCATGGAAATTATTACAAAAAGGGGGGACGACTAAATGA
- a CDS encoding ABC transporter ATP-binding protein, translating into MILITDLWKNFGETQVLKGVNIQINKGEVIVIIGRSGCGKSVLLKHIIGILKPDKGKIEIFGKDIAKVKENELNQIRRKFGMLFQGAALFDSLTVRENVGFFLDEHTKLNNATISKIVSEKLKLVGLSGVENLMPCDLSGGMKKRVGLARAIAADPEIILYDEPTTGIDPIMATAINGLIKDLQAKLSLTSIVVTHDMTSAYQIADRIAMLEDGKIIEDGTPEEIRNTKKPVVKQFITGGKPINGVLE; encoded by the coding sequence ATGATTCTTATTACTGATTTATGGAAGAACTTTGGGGAAACTCAAGTTTTAAAAGGTGTTAATATCCAGATAAATAAAGGTGAAGTCATTGTCATTATTGGCAGAAGTGGCTGTGGAAAAAGTGTTCTCTTAAAACATATCATCGGTATTCTAAAACCTGATAAAGGTAAAATAGAAATTTTTGGTAAAGATATTGCGAAAGTTAAGGAAAATGAATTAAATCAAATCAGGAGAAAGTTTGGCATGCTTTTTCAAGGTGCGGCATTGTTTGACTCGCTAACCGTGCGGGAAAATGTGGGCTTTTTCTTAGATGAACATACTAAATTAAATAATGCGACTATCTCAAAGATAGTTTCTGAAAAACTAAAACTTGTAGGTCTGTCTGGGGTAGAAAATTTAATGCCTTGCGATTTAAGTGGTGGTATGAAAAAAAGGGTTGGATTAGCCAGAGCGATTGCCGCAGACCCTGAAATTATCCTCTATGATGAACCAACAACAGGTATTGACCCAATTATGGCAACGGCAATAAATGGATTAATTAAAGACCTTCAGGCAAAACTATCATTAACTTCTATTGTTGTTACCCATGATATGACTTCCGCATATCAAATTGCGGATAGGATTGCAATGTTAGAAGATGGAAAGATTATTGAAGATGGAACACCTGAAGAAATAAGAAATACCAAAAAACCTGTTGTTAAACAATTCATTACAGGAGGAAAACCAATAAATGGAGTATTGGAGTGA
- a CDS encoding single-stranded DNA-binding protein has translation MANYNRVIIAGNLTRDPELRYIPSGQPVANFTVAINRSYITQAGERREETSFIPVVVWRKQAETCNQYLSKGSPVLVEGRLQQRSWETQEGQKRSIIEVVADRVVFLGGAKPPVEEVEEGVSESQNNRTPEDKNEDVPF, from the coding sequence GTGGCAAATTATAATCGTGTGATAATAGCCGGTAATTTAACCCGTGATCCAGAATTGAGATATATTCCAAGTGGTCAACCTGTAGCAAATTTTACAGTTGCGATTAATAGGAGTTATATAACTCAAGCAGGAGAGCGACGGGAAGAAACAAGTTTTATACCAGTGGTAGTCTGGAGAAAGCAAGCGGAAACTTGCAATCAGTATTTAAGTAAAGGGAGTCCTGTTTTAGTCGAAGGCAGACTTCAACAACGCTCATGGGAAACTCAAGAGGGACAAAAAAGAAGCATCATCGAAGTAGTGGCAGATAGAGTAGTTTTCTTAGGAGGAGCTAAACCTCCGGTGGAAGAAGTAGAAGAAGGAGTATCTGAATCTCAAAACAATAGAACTCCAGAAGATAAAAATGAGGATGTGCCTTTTTAA
- the rpsR gene encoding 30S ribosomal protein S18 yields MLKKTQTKKTTNWADPKRRRKCYFCVDKKKEIDYKDMDGLRRYISERGKILNRRITKNCAKHQRLVTRAIKQARNLAILPYTVE; encoded by the coding sequence ATGTTAAAAAAAACACAGACAAAAAAAACAACTAATTGGGCCGATCCAAAACGAAGGAGAAAATGTTATTTTTGTGTGGATAAAAAGAAAGAAATTGACTATAAAGATATGGATGGTTTAAGAAGATACATATCTGAAAGAGGAAAGATTTTGAATAGACGAATTACCAAAAATTGTGCAAAACACCAGCGTTTGGTAACCAGAGCCATTAAACAAGCAAGAAATCTGGCGATTTTACCATACACTGTAGAATAG
- the rplI gene encoding 50S ribosomal protein L9 — protein sequence MEVILKTDITGVGKKGEIKNVAEGYARNFLIPKGLGVPATKSNLEKLNEEKKRIAVFAQREKQTAIEFSQNLKNTTITITRKAGEGNKIFGSVTKEDIVEAVAKKGFVMDKKMVDIPQPIKLLGVYTIPIKLHKEVETEISLRVVREKGGE from the coding sequence ATGGAAGTAATATTAAAAACCGATATTACAGGAGTGGGGAAAAAAGGTGAGATTAAAAATGTGGCTGAAGGATATGCGAGGAATTTTTTAATCCCAAAAGGATTAGGGGTGCCAGCTACAAAGAGTAATTTAGAAAAGCTCAATGAGGAGAAAAAAAGAATAGCAGTTTTCGCCCAGCGCGAAAAACAAACAGCCATAGAATTTAGTCAAAACCTTAAAAACACTACCATAACTATTACGAGAAAAGCAGGTGAGGGAAATAAAATTTTTGGCTCGGTAACTAAAGAAGACATTGTTGAAGCAGTGGCTAAAAAAGGTTTTGTAATGGATAAAAAGATGGTTGATATTCCGCAACCAATAAAACTTTTAGGCGTCTATACAATTCCAATTAAACTCCATAAAGAAGTCGAAACAGAAATAAGTCTTAGAGTAGTCCGAGAAAAAGGAGGTGAATAA
- a CDS encoding DUF4416 family protein — MGEIKLPKPVKLIVGMISGDNKLFELAQQKLMERFGEVDFFSQILPFDSTNYYCQEMGISLKRKFISFAILIDPGQLPDIKIFTNLTEKEFSFDSKRRINLDPGYISLSKLVLATTKDYQHRIYLRDGIYGEVTLRFKSKGFQNWEWTYPDYRTETYQRIFLEIRKLYVEQLKSR, encoded by the coding sequence ATGGGTGAGATTAAATTACCAAAGCCAGTAAAATTAATCGTGGGAATGATTTCCGGGGATAATAAATTATTTGAATTGGCACAACAAAAATTAATGGAACGGTTTGGTGAAGTTGATTTTTTTAGTCAGATTTTACCATTTGACTCTACAAATTATTATTGTCAGGAAATGGGAATAAGTCTAAAGAGGAAATTTATTAGTTTTGCCATCTTAATTGACCCCGGTCAACTTCCAGACATTAAAATTTTTACTAATTTAACTGAAAAAGAATTTAGTTTTGATTCAAAACGAAGGATTAATCTTGACCCCGGCTACATTTCCCTGTCAAAACTGGTGTTAGCGACAACTAAAGATTATCAACATCGTATTTACCTGCGTGATGGGATTTATGGTGAGGTAACATTACGATTCAAATCAAAAGGATTTCAAAACTGGGAATGGACATATCCGGATTATAGAACTGAGACTTACCAAAGGATATTTTTGGAGATACGGAAATTGTATGTTGAACAATTGAAAAGTAGGTAA
- a CDS encoding ABC transporter permease, protein MKKRIYCFLEEIGGMSLLLPQIIIQIFKPPFRPKYIIHQLVEIGVNTLPIVSLMSLFVGMVLAYLAYLQFKLVEFEMYTGSLVGASMVMELGPVLTAIIVAGRIGAATAAEIGSMKVTEQIDALYTLAVNPIKYLAAPRFLAAIIMLPLLTIFADIIGMFGGYMIGVWQFGIQHSVYINKTLDFLAPDDIICGLIKTMFFGAMIVLVSCYKGFTTYGGAEGVGKATTSAVVISIVLILVMDYFLTIVLF, encoded by the coding sequence ATGAAAAAAAGAATCTACTGTTTCCTTGAGGAAATTGGTGGAATGAGTCTTCTCTTGCCACAAATTATCATTCAAATATTTAAACCACCATTTAGACCTAAATATATCATACACCAATTAGTTGAAATTGGGGTAAATACCTTACCCATAGTTAGTCTTATGTCATTATTTGTTGGAATGGTTTTAGCTTACCTGGCATATCTTCAGTTTAAATTAGTTGAATTTGAAATGTATACCGGCAGTTTAGTTGGTGCGTCTATGGTTATGGAATTAGGGCCGGTATTAACCGCGATTATCGTTGCAGGAAGAATTGGCGCCGCTACTGCCGCTGAAATAGGCAGTATGAAAGTAACCGAGCAAATTGATGCACTCTATACCCTGGCAGTTAATCCAATTAAATACTTAGCGGCACCCAGATTTTTAGCCGCGATTATTATGCTCCCATTACTAACTATATTTGCTGATATTATTGGGATGTTTGGTGGATATATGATTGGCGTGTGGCAGTTTGGAATCCAACATTCCGTTTATATTAACAAAACACTTGACTTTTTAGCCCCAGATGATATAATATGTGGGTTGATAAAAACTATGTTCTTTGGAGCAATGATTGTTCTTGTCAGTTGTTACAAAGGCTTTACGACCTATGGTGGGGCGGAAGGGGTTGGAAAGGCAACGACTTCCGCCGTCGTTATCTCAATCGTGCTTATCTTAGTGATGGATTATTTCTTAACCATTGTGCTTTTTTAA
- the rpsF gene encoding 30S ribosomal protein S6 produces MRCYECMLIVNPQVKEEEVEKLIKKVEKIVEKHSGEIKKVTKLGLKKLANPIKHKREGIYYLLNLEIDPVSIKEYENILKLSNIVLRFLTQTSTAPVVETQPVKEELIKEEA; encoded by the coding sequence TTGAGATGTTATGAATGTATGTTAATTGTTAACCCACAAGTAAAAGAAGAAGAGGTCGAAAAGTTAATCAAAAAGGTAGAAAAAATAGTCGAAAAACATAGTGGAGAAATTAAAAAGGTAACAAAACTGGGGTTAAAAAAATTAGCAAATCCCATTAAACATAAAAGGGAAGGGATTTATTACCTGCTAAATTTAGAAATTGACCCTGTCTCAATTAAAGAATATGAAAATATTCTGAAACTCTCTAATATTGTTTTAAGATTTCTTACCCAAACATCAACTGCACCAGTAGTTGAAACACAACCAGTAAAGGAAGAACTAATAAAGGAGGAAGCATAG
- the dnaB gene encoding replicative DNA helicase: MSLPEAIAEKIQPQSIEAEVSVIGAMLMDKDAICKAVEVLSEDAFYKTTHRKIYSAILDLFERNEPVDLVTLTNELKRKGELGNVGGPLYLTTILNSVPTAANVEYYIRIVNEKAVIRGLISAATEIVSMAYQQTEDVSQMLDNAEQLIFNIVQRKISRDFVHIGEMLHDSFEMIENLYAKKTYVTGIPTGFVDLDILTSGFHPSDLIIIAGRPSMGKSSLALNIAQYASTREKIPVGIFSLEMSKEQLVQRTLCSEARVDAQKLKTGYLGEADWPKLTTAAGILADAPLYIDDTPAIPILEIRAKARRLKAKYNIGLILVDYLQLVQGRMQIDNRQQEISEISRSLKSLARELNIPIIALSQLSREVEKRGDRKPQLSDLRESGAIEQDADVVAFVYREEYYKPTPENEGIAEVIIGKQRNGPIGTVKLAFIKKYTRFENLAKVEE, encoded by the coding sequence ATGAGTTTGCCAGAAGCAATTGCAGAAAAGATTCAACCACAATCAATCGAAGCTGAAGTATCCGTTATCGGTGCAATGTTAATGGATAAAGATGCAATTTGTAAAGCGGTTGAGGTCTTAAGTGAAGATGCTTTTTATAAAACTACGCATCGTAAAATATATAGTGCTATTTTAGATTTATTTGAAAGAAATGAACCAGTAGATTTAGTTACTTTAACTAATGAATTAAAGAGAAAAGGTGAGTTGGGTAATGTTGGTGGTCCACTATACCTGACCACTATCTTAAATAGTGTTCCGACAGCGGCTAATGTCGAATATTATATTCGAATTGTCAATGAAAAAGCCGTAATAAGAGGACTTATCTCCGCGGCAACTGAGATTGTCTCTATGGCATATCAACAAACCGAAGATGTTTCACAAATGTTGGATAATGCCGAACAATTGATCTTTAACATCGTCCAGCGTAAAATAAGCCGTGATTTTGTTCATATTGGCGAAATGTTACATGATAGTTTTGAGATGATTGAAAATCTCTACGCAAAAAAGACTTATGTAACAGGCATACCAACTGGTTTTGTGGATTTAGATATTCTTACATCAGGATTTCATCCCTCAGATTTAATTATTATTGCTGGAAGACCATCTATGGGGAAATCAAGTCTGGCGTTGAATATTGCTCAGTATGCCAGTACTCGCGAAAAGATTCCAGTTGGAATATTCAGTTTAGAGATGAGCAAAGAACAATTAGTTCAACGAACTTTATGTTCAGAGGCAAGAGTAGATGCCCAGAAGCTAAAAACAGGTTATTTAGGAGAGGCTGATTGGCCCAAACTTACGACCGCGGCGGGAATATTAGCCGACGCACCGCTTTACATCGATGATACCCCAGCTATCCCAATATTAGAAATAAGGGCTAAGGCACGAAGACTTAAAGCAAAATATAACATCGGCTTAATTTTAGTCGATTATTTACAACTTGTTCAAGGCAGGATGCAGATTGATAATCGCCAACAGGAAATATCCGAAATATCTCGCTCTCTGAAATCTTTAGCCAGAGAATTAAATATCCCGATAATAGCCTTATCTCAACTTTCACGAGAGGTAGAAAAACGAGGTGATAGAAAACCACAATTATCTGATTTACGCGAATCAGGGGCGATTGAACAGGATGCAGATGTGGTAGCATTTGTCTATCGCGAAGAATACTACAAACCTACTCCTGAAAATGAAGGGATAGCAGAAGTAATCATTGGGAAACAACGCAATGGTCCTATTGGAACGGTAAAATTAGCCTTTATAAAAAAATATACTCGATTTGAAAACCTCGCAAAGGTAGAAGAATGA